The sequence ACATGCATGGACCGGTTATGGAAATCCACTCTAAATGGTTTACAAcatttttaagatttatttatgttttaaacatgCTATAATAttagggaacaaaaaaaaaatcaacatatagTCTTGgatcataaaaaaaatgttggactatcgcatattttgattttatatttagatatgTCGGAAAAATGAGTTATGTCGTAAAGGTTATACTACTTAGTTAACGAACAAACTAGTATTTAAGGCTGCTATGATTAGAAAACACTGTGATTATGACtgtaataaagtttttgattgATTACCTCGTATATGTTAGAAGAAAAAGTGATTCGTAGGACATGtgtatatttaacaaaaaagaacCTTTTCCTTGTTAAACTTTATGATTGCAAAAGTTGTCTATTCCTTGAGTCATTCTTGTAACATGTTTCAAATATGCAGGAGTTTTCTAAAGGTTTTAATTAGTTTACTAACTGAATATAAAATTACCATTATTTGTAAGAATACCCTCCATTGAtgaatttttgcttttttttcgaACCCATTAATAAATAGATTACTCATATATAATGAAGAGTTAGTTAGCACATGAATGTATTTCATCAGAGTTGAATAAGAGTCGTGCAAATTTCCGTATTCAGAGAGAAAAACGcatgttattattttataaaatatggtgAATATAACGTAATTGCAGACGTACGGAAGATAGAGACATAAATATGTTTGGTAGTGATAAATTGGGggataacaaaaatatttgaacgaatactttgctttttttgttttttcttttcttttttcttttgtgtgaaCCAAAGtgattctcttctcttttcctttcatCTATTTGTATCCATTAATTAGAAGTTAGACTATATCATTTTGGCCACATCAAttaggtttttggttttctttcatccaaatttttatgtatttgacCCAATTATTCAGTACTTCTTTCTCTTATAAACTCTCAAAAATGAAAGAATTTGATTCTAgctttataattaaatttaatcaacgtaaaatatataattttagagaAACACGTAtcttggtttttagttttagccTTTAGAAGAATATAAAACCCAACTTAAGTCtacataataaaaagaaaacaaaacaaatcatatgtAACATTGGAATTGGTTGTGGATGTAACTTGGGAGAAAAAGTATATGTCACGGATCAAAATGTTATAGCTAGTCGTAAGATCTTGGATATGAAGTGAAACtgtgaaaccaacaaaatccaaaatgtTCACATGTGTGTAAACAGAAGAAATATTGTCTGAAATTTCCGGTTTTATATTTGTACATTACGTGTTCTAAGTAGACTCgaaaactttaattatttacgtgttaacattatattaatgTTTGCTCTACATCACAAATCAATTAAtcgaaaataaatataatctattttaTATGATCTATCATTTGATGAAGTCACTTCCATTAGATGGAGCTCTTTTACTCTTTCAGGCCTCTATTTGCTGAGTTCAGCGACAATTGTTGTGGTCatttataatagatatatttgttTAGACGAAGCCAAAGCCCATTATCAGCCCAGTTAAAAAAGTGTTGGTTTAGCCGATTAAGACTACTCAGAATGGTTTGAGCTCCATGCTAATTCCGAACAACGCCGGCACCCTCCGCGGTTATCGCCGGCATGGAGATTCACGCAGTTAAGCTTAGTTCTCTGTATGATGTGTTTGTGGAGACTGTTCTGATGGAAATGTTGAAATTTTGTGGTCGAAAGATTCGATGAAATGACCACAAGCTATTGTatgatcaaaattttgaaaactttagttaaaagttattttgtcTCTTTGTAGATGCTTAGCTTAGACAATGTATGGCCAAATCGAGAGGACTTCATTAGTGTGTAAGCATCTACAAGAAGCGTTAAAAGCGTTTTAGGAAATGAAGAATGTGATAGTTTGTGTGGAGCCAGAGAAAGGTTAAAAAGAACTTGTCAATGAGTATAGAATATCCTGGACGACCAACATActttaaaatgtcattaaactCTTGCAGCGTTACATATATAGCGACCCAAATGGATAGAGTATTCAAAATCACGAGTTCGATTACTAATTTAGCATGTTATGGTCTCTCATCTCTGACGCGAAAAGGTTATAGAAGTACGTCTTGGTTACCAAGCAAATAACATAACATGAATTCAAGATTCCTCATGGGATAATTTTGGCCATGTTAATCAAATGACTAAAGAGATCGAACTGGGTGGAAACTAAATGACAAGACTGTGGGAAATTAATTGATTAGTTTAGTTATAGCATCACCGACCATCATTTATgacattaaacaaaacaaaacaaagtagcatcaaatattatacaataattaattagcgaaaaatagaaaaatggttTAGTACAACTTGGTGGTGTTAGATCTACCAAACTTCTTGGACGCAGAGGAAGTCGTCAAGTCACCGGACCTCCTCCGTAGCATCTGCCTCATACCGTCGGCGACATGAACCGCCGGGTTATCTTTTTTAAACTTGCCACAAAACGACACGTGAGCCTTAACGGCTTCATCAACTGTGGTCATCTTCCGGCGGCTCACTTCGTCCCTCACGGCCTCGGAGCAAAGACCACAGAGCCATTTGTTGTCGAAGTTAGATTTGACCTCACTAATGTAGTCTTGTGTGCAGTCTTCCACTAACCCACAACACTCACATCTTACAGATTCTATCTCCATtcttcaccaaaaaagaaaagaaaaaagcctATGAGCTTTCAATATggcaaacaaaacaagaagattgttttttttttttgggtgatgGAGAATGGTTTTGTGTTGTGGATATTGCTTTATATGTTGCATTCTTTGGCCGGCTCTCGACACTTGCAACAATTAATATTATACTCTAGAGCGAGCGATGCGTATAATTGGGCAGATCATATAGTAATAAATCTAACGGTTACATTGGTTTTATATTTGGATAGTGACAAAACGAAATAGCACAAATTACAACTGATGATCGTATATATTAAAGTTTTGACTAATCAAAGCTTTAAagtaatattaaatttttttttatgtataatgtatatgaaaatattaatatagtctAGAAACTGTATGAATCATTGAATCTATATGTGTAGATTTCTAATCAATCACCGTTGTTGTCAGATAAATTTATCGTGGGTTCAGTAACCAATTGCGTAGCCATGTTGGGACTTTATTATGGTGCGATCTAAATGGCAATAGAGGAATAAACATTTTGGTGAAAAATCGATGGGCGTTTTCTTAAAAACTTCAAATCTGTTTAcaatattacattttttctatgatttaaaaaaaataactataagcaatgttattggtttataaaatcattatacACTAccagaaaactataaaatataaaagaagattaaaaagaattaacaatatgaaaattaaaaaaaaaaacaaagagagagggtAGAGAGAAGAGTTGCCATAATTTGCTCCATGTTCTAAGGGACATGGGAAGGTGGAAATAGAGACAAAGGTGGTTGGATTTAGGAGGGTCCATCACCTACCCAATTATAACACACTTCTCTCAATCTCCTCTAGAATTGTTATATCCACAccacacacatatacatatgaTCCTTACcattatctatctatatataaacaacacacacacacatatatatatatatatatacatgaaataTCTTCTTCACATATGCTTTATCATTAGTTTTCTTGATGTGTTATTCAAAGCAGAATTTGTTAGGGTTATGGGCCATAACTTATGGCTAATAAGATAgttgtttttttgcttataaaTAAGTAAGCTTGgagttttatctttttgttaatGTACCTGAATAATATGTGTAGTCTTCTAAAATGCATACACTTTAATTAGTAGGAAAACACCGTAGCGCTCTTAAACATACAAGATGAGTCGGGTTAATGATCCAAACACACTCGTCCCCAAAAGAAGGAACAATAATTAAGGCCTATGAGTCTTTCTAGCCACAATAATGTAGTATTATCATTTTACTATATGTCAAAGCAAAGTTGTTATAAAAATCgaagaaaaagttaaataaagttaattaatctACCTATTTTCCTCCCACTTTTTCGAATCTATCATTATTTTAGGCCAAAAAATGTAGAgaacttaattaatatattgttgaatactaaataatttttaatcttaagttaaataattataatacgatgattagaaaaatatatacacaagtTGGTCTGTGGTTAAACGTTTTGTCGTCTTGGAGTATAGATAATTTTATTCAATAGCATGCTAGCTCTCGAGGCATAAACCCTGTGGGCGGTTAAAGTTTTTgttgtaataaataaaagaaagaaatagaaagagatATTGAATGCAATTTAGTAGGGTTAGTTAATTTCAGTTACCCTATTTGTCATGTCTTCTCTCGACAGTTGCTTGACTAAGCTTGTGACTGTCTTTCAGAGTTTCAGCCTTAGATTTGTCTATATTTGCCATGTCATCATGCATTACACATCACATAATTAATATGCTTGCTAACATCATTAATACTTGCATAGATCATGGTATTATTATGTTACGAAAATTCATGTAGCTGCTTGTCAAGTGGGCTTCATAAGAGCGGATAAACACATCATACATGTCTATAAAAAAAACGTATTTCcatcaagaaacaaacaaaacatatttaagGAACAAGTTGGGCAATTGTTTggctttaaaaaatataaagcaTTTGTGAATATGATGCAACAAGAAGAGTTACAAAGACATGAGCATGAGCGTTACTTCCGACGTTGTCTTGCAATAATGCTGACaacttttttttccattgaCTGCTTTTCTGAATCATATTTCTTTAagggctttgttttttttatatactatgGACATAAAGGTATAAAAAACATATGAACGTTTCATTAAGTGGTAAAGGATTAAAAGTTTTTTAGGCTTGAAACTCAAAAGTATGTTCAGCTTCTTCGGTTATAAAACGTTTGTCGTGCTCCGATTTAGTTCATTTAGATGTGGATATCTAAGTTTGACTATATTGAAAATAGTaactaaaatcattttttataatcatgtaAACAGTTTAATGAAACAAGATGCAATAAAGTATatgataaaagagagaaataaaactaaatcttGTTATTAGTtgaaatctgtaaaaaaattaagtgGCAACTAAGAGCTTCTCTAGCAGGCGTCCTTATATGAGAtgcttttatttaaaaaataatgaaatgaagagaaagaagaggaaaatagGAAATATGTTTCTCCGTTGCGCAACGGGAAAAACAATTTTGAGATAAAAAGTGATAGATATCactaatttattaataaaaatttattagaatttttttttttgagcaatcATCAACGTTTCTGACCACTGGAAAAGTGTAAGATATTTAtagttatgattatttttttgtaataataactACTAAGATAattgatatatctatattttgtttctctttagcatatatttataatgcatttagttaggataactcattgttttgcattattttctaattttttctatacactttgcatgtctaggtagctCTTGCATCAtcattgcatacattgtgcattttggagtatttcaggtatttaggagatgTTGGAAGCGCATCTGCTCGAGCCACACCTTCCAGACGCATCACTCGAGCCATTCTTAAGTCACCAGTCAGGAACACATcactcgagccaatctcacaacattctcggaaccgtctctcgagccaatctcacaacactcccgaaaccgtctctcgagccaatctcacaacattCCCGGAACCGTCTCttgagccaatctcacaacactcccggaaccgtctctcgagccaatctcacaacattcccggaaccgtctctcgagccaTTCTCAAGTCACCAGTCGGGAACGCATcactcgagccaatctcacaacactcccggaaTCCTCtttcgagccaatctcacaacattcccggaaccgtctctcgagccaatctcacaacattccggaaccgtctctcgagccaGTCTCATACGCTCGATCGAGCCACCCCATTCGAATcgttccactcgagtgggatttagctttcaacgtcttcatcaaagttgtagggaattgagccACCTTTCCAActccgtttatttcaagccaatcagaggtgtggttcaagagttatcatcgttttagtggaggcgtatacacccagctcgagccaaaaCCACTCTGgatcgagccaacaccactctggTTCGAGCCAACATCCCTCCAATCCACCCAGTCGACCTCGCTCGAGCCAACCCACCACGCATCACTCGACCTCACTCGAGCCATTTGGGtcgagccactggacgcacaccgactcgttcgcacatgtcaagaagacgttccgtcttacacgcttcaggagattcccaaaccgactcttcaccttgtcgttttaagttttagggatttacatgtttttactataaatacattttttaagtctTGGCTGaagacatcttttatctcgttttcacTCTGAAGGTTTTACCGAGCCACCAAAAACGTTCTCAAACTTTGTATCCcaatatcttttaatttattcagtatttgcatttgtttcttttacaagttgttcatctcatttttacctgtctaataatgcttgtttcaatgttttctggatttgcatccttgatgatgattttcggatctgagtagtgtggtagttcttgaggataggatagattaggtggaagatctgaggatgtagggtgtttaagctttgatttgtatgattcccttatggactagagttagaaatacttgtttctttttgatcaattggaactaggttttagacatttccgcacccaaaaggtgttcgatgaaatgtctgaccaactagtgccagagact comes from Camelina sativa cultivar DH55 chromosome 19, Cs, whole genome shotgun sequence and encodes:
- the LOC104766153 gene encoding uncharacterized protein LOC104766153, with product MEIESVRCECCGLVEDCTQDYISEVKSNFDNKWLCGLCSEAVRDEVSRRKMTTVDEAVKAHVSFCGKFKKDNPAVHVADGMRQMLRRRSGDLTTSSASKKFGRSNTTKLY